TATTTCCTTCGCCACAACAGCGATCACCACACCTTCGTCCTGATGCCGAAGGCCTGGGTGGACCATATGGATTCCCCGGCCAGGGGTGACCTGACCATCAACCAGATCACGTGGCAAGTTGGAAGCCTTCGCGAGGTGGTCCAGGCACGGCTATGGCTCGAGTCCCTGGGTAACAAGATCGAACGCTATGGCCGGGACCCCGGATCCAACTGGCACACTTACTTCCCCGATCCCACAGGGCACACCAACGAACTGGAATATGGCATCGAACAGGTCGGTTGGGATGGCCGGAGCAAACCCGAAGTCTTGTGGCCATGGGCGAACGAGCACCCTTCGCTTCCCACGACGTCGGAGGGCAGCGAGCTGGCTGCCGCCGAGGCGGATGGTGTGGATCTCACCAGCGGTTACCGGTGGGTGGACGAGTTGCCGAAGACGTTCGATGTAGGCGGTGTGCTCCTTTCCCGCCCGTTCAAACCCGTTCGCATCGGACCTGTCAGCATCTTCGTTGAGGACGTCGCCAGCGCAGAGGAGTTCTACACGCAGCGGCTTGGCCTGGTAAAGAGCGAGGAAACGGTGGTCCATGGTCACCGTGCCGTCTTCCTGAGGGCAAACACGGAACACCACAGCCTGGGACTCTTCCCGATGGAACTCCGGAAAAACCTGGGCGTCAGCGAACACACCACGTTGCTCTCCTTCGGCATCCAACTCGGCTCGTATGAACAGTTGCGAGCAGCGCGAAGCTACCTCGAAGAACGCGGTGTCAAGCTCCTGGACCTGCCACAGGAGATCCACCCCGGTGTCGACTACACGCTTCACGCAGTCGATCCCGACGGCCACGTCATGGAGTTGTACTACTACATGGAACAGGTGGGATGGGACGGGACCGTGCGGACACCAGCACAACGACGCGTTATCGATCCCGAGGTTTGGCCCGAGGCGCTGTCTCCCATGTCCGATACGTACGGCGGCGAAACCTTCTGGGGTCCCCTCGGCTGACGCCGGATCACTTGCACCACCGTTCCCGCCAAAGAGGCCGGGAGCAAGAAACTACAAAAAGGAGGCCTGAAGTGGGCCGTATCATCATCAGTGGGGCGTCGGGGGATCTTGGGCGCAGAGTCACAGAACTGCTTCTGGCAGCTAACCCGGACATAGAACTAACGCTGGTATCACGTACGCCGGAAAAGCTGTACAAACACAAGAATCCGGGCATCCGCGTGATGCGTGGCGATTACCAGGAACCTGAATCCCTCAACGAGGCCTACATCGGCGGCGAAGTCCTCTTCCTCATCAGCGGACTCAACCTTGGCCGCCGGGTTGCCGAGACGAGGAACGCGATTGCCGCAGCACAGCATGCTGGTGTCCGCCACATCGTGTACACGTCCGTGGGCGGCATTCACCCCAACAACCCGGCTCTTTCAGCCAGGGACCACTATCAGAGCGAATTGGATCTCCGGAATTCGGGCTTGGCCTACACCTTCCTCCGCAACGCGCTGTACGCGGAGATCATCAGTAACATTCTTGTTGCTCCTGCGGTAGCCAGCGGAGTGATGGCACAGGCAACGGGTCATGGACGGCTGGCACCGGCCGCCAAAGCCGATGTCGCCCGCAGCGCAGCCGCTGTATTGCTTGCTGCAGAAAGGCATGCGGGTGCTGTCTATGAAATCACAGGGCCTGAACTGCTGACTTTTGAAGACATTGCGCGCATCGGTTCGAAGGTACACGGCGCGCCAATTGATTATCAGCCGATTTCCGATGATGAGCGGCTCGCCTTCTTTGATTCCATAGGTATCCCAAGGACTTACGACCCCTCCATGCCGCCGAGTGCCGACGGCCACATGTGGGCAAGTGATGAGTTGGTTACTGCTGAAGTCGCCATTGCCGAGGGGTA
This genomic stretch from Micrococcaceae bacterium Sec5.1 harbors:
- a CDS encoding VOC family protein, with the protein product MSEQQHNVGGVLYDRPFKIRRLNHFGISVEDTGASLTFYRDLLGFQVADALDLEKYDPGVWLDGLADKHIYFLRHNSDHHTFVLMPKAWVDHMDSPARGDLTINQITWQVGSLREVVQARLWLESLGNKIERYGRDPGSNWHTYFPDPTGHTNELEYGIEQVGWDGRSKPEVLWPWANEHPSLPTTSEGSELAAAEADGVDLTSGYRWVDELPKTFDVGGVLLSRPFKPVRIGPVSIFVEDVASAEEFYTQRLGLVKSEETVVHGHRAVFLRANTEHHSLGLFPMELRKNLGVSEHTTLLSFGIQLGSYEQLRAARSYLEERGVKLLDLPQEIHPGVDYTLHAVDPDGHVMELYYYMEQVGWDGTVRTPAQRRVIDPEVWPEALSPMSDTYGGETFWGPLG
- a CDS encoding NAD(P)H-binding protein; amino-acid sequence: MGRIIISGASGDLGRRVTELLLAANPDIELTLVSRTPEKLYKHKNPGIRVMRGDYQEPESLNEAYIGGEVLFLISGLNLGRRVAETRNAIAAAQHAGVRHIVYTSVGGIHPNNPALSARDHYQSELDLRNSGLAYTFLRNALYAEIISNILVAPAVASGVMAQATGHGRLAPAAKADVARSAAAVLLAAERHAGAVYEITGPELLTFEDIARIGSKVHGAPIDYQPISDDERLAFFDSIGIPRTYDPSMPPSADGHMWASDELVTAEVAIAEGYQTVLSGHVQLITGRSPEPLQSVMEAVKSVPYDQIPAQVS